GCTAAGCCTGCTTCTCAGTATTATCCCGTTTCTCCTGCTCCTCGCGTACGGTTTCAAGACCAACCCGAGGGAGGTGCCATCACCGTTAGTGGGTCACCAGGCCCCCCCGTTCGCTCTGACGATGTTTGATGGGAGCAGCAACAGCCTCGAGGCGCTTCGTGGGAAGCCTGTAGTCCTGAACTTCTGGGCCTCCTGGTGCTTCCCGGCGTGTTACGATGAAGCACCACACTTGGAGGCCGCATGGCAAACCTACCGGGACCGTGGGCTGATAGTGATCGGGGTCGATATACAGGATCGGGATGCGGATGCGAAGGCGTTTATTGAAAAGTTCAAGCTCAGCTTTCCGAACGGTCCTGACCTGCAGGGAAAGCTCTCCATTGGATATGGTGTCTATGGCGTGCCGGAAACTTTCTTCATCGGAAAAGACGGTACGATTCATTACAAGCATGTCGGAGCCCTCGATGAAAGAATACTGAAGGCAAAGGTCGAGGAGATGCTGTGATCGACGTGCAAGGTTCAAGGTTTAACCGTTCAACGTTCAATGTTCAACGTTTGACCGGATGAAGAGATGACACATGCGTAAGGCGTTCGTTGCGTTGTTGATTGCGGGAGTCCTATTGGCGGGATGGGCATCCGCCACGCTTGCCGGCAGCATCGAGGAGCAGACCCTTCGGTTGGCTGCCGAGTTGCGTTGTCCGGTATGTCAGAACCTCTCGGTAGCCGACTCGCCTTCAGAGATGGCTATTCAGATGCGCGAGTTGATCTATGAGAAGATGAAGCAAGGTGAGAGTC
This genomic interval from Candidatus Methylomirabilis tolerans contains the following:
- a CDS encoding TlpA family protein disulfide reductase, with protein sequence MATWKKLSLLLSIIPFLLLLAYGFKTNPREVPSPLVGHQAPPFALTMFDGSSNSLEALRGKPVVLNFWASWCFPACYDEAPHLEAAWQTYRDRGLIVIGVDIQDRDADAKAFIEKFKLSFPNGPDLQGKLSIGYGVYGVPETFFIGKDGTIHYKHVGALDERILKAKVEEML